The Salmo salar chromosome ssa02, Ssal_v3.1, whole genome shotgun sequence genome segment TGCGCTCGTTCTTTCTGTCTCGCATAGGCCTATACTCTAGGATACAAACTGAAACTACATTACATGCAGGTTCGATCTTTGTTCTATAAACACAATTAATAGCCTAATAAAGATTGTACACTTTGGAGTATTTTAGTTAGGCTACTCAACGTTTCCCCAAATCTGAGCAACTCTTGTCAGGAAATAAAATCATATGCCTATAAAGGAATTAAAGTTATTTAAGGTCTTACTAGAGATAGGCTACTACTACTGGAAAATATTGAGTGATAGTTTGTCTTGGTCAAAGATGCGCAAAGGAAACATTTTAGAAATGACTTAGACAAGATTAGCCTATTGTTGTCTTTAAGGATGATGTAATGAATATAATTAATCACGGTAAACATACTCATACTTTTGATGAAACTACAGCTGAGCATTCACAAGAACTCTAATTGTTATAAAATCAAAACTTACCTCCGACACGCGTTAAACCCAAATGGAGATGTGTGTAGGGGGCAAAAACTAGAAATGTCGGGCATGGAGCGACACACAATAGACGAACGTACTCTTGAGTCAGACAGACGCCAACACCCTTTTTCACTGACGCTCAACAGGTTTGCTCAGCTTGAAAATAGGCTGAGTTTAAATTGAAGTTGCAGgcgttggagaggaggaggattttATTATTTGTTTGTCATTGGTTGCTTTCAATGACTTGTTGTTGCTATAACAAATCATTAGCCTATGTAAAAACGGTGATATGGCAGATACCAAATCGAACATTATCACATCAATATATTCTAAATAGTTGTGTACAGTACCTGCTTTGGTTACGTATTCTAGCATGCACAGTGCACATCTCTGAACACAAACCGTTTTACATGTTGTTTACTTCTAACAATGGTGTTCAATGGTATTTATTTGGCTTTTCATTAATACGAATTTACACAAACAATTGAAGGCTAATCGTTTTAGCTCAATACAACTCTGTTTGACCATAATGCCTAGGGCCTATAGCTAAATTAAATGTATCAGTTGTTCATCATACATCTCACTACCACCGTAAAACACCTTAAAATAAACCCATATCTTTGAGCCAATAAAGAAACAAAACAGTAAATAGATTTATTGTGGTCCACCCACCCTCCATCAGCTCTCACATCCATTCAGGTGTCATTACATTGTCATGGCCAGAGCCCTGCCCCATTCCCACCCCCGAATCTTCATCATTAGAACAACAGCGACCAGTTAGTCAGATTCCATCCTTTAGAGACGCTTAGAGTTCACTTGTGTCATCTTCAGATTTTCTTTAGTTGTtggagaaagaaaataaaaagtaGAGATTGGAacaagatacatttttttacacacacagtacaacagTACAATGTAACAATCATATGAAAGGACATTTCTTTTACAGTATACATTATTTGCGAAACCTTTATGTAGGTCTAGTAAAGGGTTTATAAACATATGGATAGAACATAGGCTCTTACTTGTTCTTTCTAGTGCATTTGGGATCTGAAGAGAGAATAATGAGATGTTACTACAAACACTGACAAAGTCTGGGTCTATCCTCTTGAGTTACATTCATAATGTAAGAACTTATTAGTAATTGGACTATGTGTACTTACTAAGTAGGACAAACAATCCACCTGCTACAAGCAAGCCTGCAATGATCAGGCCTCCAATTCGTAGTCTCTCATAGTCTGGGAAAGTGAACAATCAACAGCTCAGGGTCACACAGGTACAATGATTCATCCAATGACAGAAGCATATTTCTGATGTCATTTCATATCCAATAAGAATATGGTCACTTACATACCACTATGTTCATTTTGTTTGGTGGTGGTGATTTATCAGTTCCATTTGAACGAGTGTAGAGGAATGAGCTACTTACTGTAAACAAATGGATctgcagaggggggagagaaagggagaacagATAATGAACCTCAAGCAAATAAAACACATGTTGCTCTGACTGCCTGCGCAGTTTAAGTGACAGTGATCAAATCTGCTGACAATAGTTAGTTCTCATTCACAGTCACATAAAAACAAAACCTCATGAAAAGCAGAGTCTAACAAAGAGCAAGTTTTGACCAACCCGTCAGACAACTGGAGACAACACAAAATCAGATTTTTCTTACTTGCTTCAATTTCCACGAAGAATGCACAGAGAACTAGGAGAGAAAAAtaacaaacatttttaaaacaattgGTGGATGGATCTAAGTTTATATGTAGTTTTGATCATGTTAAGGGTCAAGGTCAACTGTCATTTCTTGGAAGGACACAAAAGGTCAATGTCAAGTGCATTAAAACATTCCTTCTAAGGCTAAGCAGAACTTGTCTGTTGTTTCACTGATTTGTAGTGCCCACTGTAGCTTTCGGTACTAATGTCCATAAAATCtttaataatattattttattttgaagaatTCATCTGTTGCATTACCCCATACATCTTTATCATGAAAATGTCTGATTTACCTGCCAGCATAACCAGAACTGAGGATTGGCCCATCTTGCACACAACCTGACTGGGAGCAAAACGAGAAAAGGCatctgttataacaacacaagtctaggtccaagaggcttttaaacagctttaacccccaggccataagactcctgaacatctaatcaaatggctacccaaacgatttgcattgcccccttattttacactgctgctcctctctgttattatctatgcatagtcactttaataaaacagtttcttaaaactgcattgttggttagggacttgtaagtaagcatttcactgtaaggtctacacctgttgtattcggctcatgtgacaaataagatttgatttgatttgacataccaGTAACCATTGTGGTCATTTCTAGAATTTAACACCATCTTGAATTAACCCTTGTTATTCCTAGCTGAAGGTTGATTACACTGTATGATTATACTCGTATGATCAATAAGGAACTAATGTCATTAAAACCATTGTGTCTATGTTGCCCTCCTGCACAGTCCCATTCTTGTTCCCAAACACAGTGAGGATGAAGAGGTAAAATGTCCTTGTGGTGTGAGACAGACACCGAGACGCAGCAGGAGGGCATTGTGGGTGTTTGGAgagaaaacagcagagggaggaaatGTGGGGCGGACGCCACAGGCCTCAGGACACCCTTGGCTCGACCTTGGTCACTCACTGGGGTTTACACTGCAATGTtttggaaatatagaaatacgACACCCATCTCCTCATTCTGGTAAAAACTAGTTTGTTTTACAATGGACAATTCCACCATTAGAAGACCAGGTCAAATCTAGCAATCTAACTTTTCCTACCAGCGTTTTTAGAATGAGTTTTCTACTTTTCTAATGCCTCAACTCCAACTGACGATATTGGGAATGAATCCTACATTTAAATACTATTATGTGTATAGTTCACATCAGATACAATATGGGTGACATTGTGAACTACAAATAGTTATTTATCAAATTTTTAGAGCATTCATAAACTGaaacataacacatacatttgaaTTTATAGAGGGACACATAATATTTCTGATCTTATTGTAATATTATATTCCAATATGCCCAGAATGCCATTTTCCCTGTTGCAGACTAATAGTAGTGAAGGTCACCATGCTGATCAGCATGTCATCACTCAAGGTCAAGGATACCTATCCATATATTTACTACCTGACAACTGCCTTTCGTAGGGAACA includes the following:
- the fxyd11a gene encoding FXYD domain containing ion transport regulator 11a precursor yields the protein MGQSSVLVMLAVLCAFFVEIEANPFVYNYERLRIGGLIIAGLLVAGGLFVLLNPKCTRKNKKSEDDTSEL